DNA from Buchnera aphidicola (Eriosoma lanigerum):
AACGATTACAAGAAGAAAAAAAATTTTTAGGATATACTGCAAATATTTGTGTGAATCATAAAATAATACGATTATTAGTACCAAATGTATTTATGAATATTAATGGAGAATCTGTTTTTTTAATGTCATCATTTTATCATATTCCATTAACAAAAATTTTAATTGTACATGATGAATTAGATTTATCACCTGGTGTAATAAAAATAAAGTATGGATTTGGATCTGGAGGTCATAAAGGATTAAAAAATGTTATGTCCTATTTTAAACAGTCAATTAGTTTTTTTCGCATTCGAATTGGAATTGGTAGACCTATTAAGTTAGAACAAATTTCTAATTATGTATTATCATATCCAAATCAACATGAATTAAATTTAATTAATAGAGTTATTTATCGGATGATTATTAATACTA
Protein-coding regions in this window:
- the pth gene encoding aminoacyl-tRNA hydrolase, whose amino-acid sequence is MVGLSNPDNLYKNTRHNIGSHYVSLLAQYYNQRLQEEKKFLGYTANICVNHKIIRLLVPNVFMNINGESVFLMSSFYHIPLTKILIVHDELDLSPGVIKIKYGFGSGGHKGLKNVMSYFKQSISFFRIRIGIGRPIKLEQISNYVLSYPNQHELNLINRVIYRMIINTNIFTTKINVKLINKLLIN